In a single window of the Cupriavidus sp. P-10 genome:
- a CDS encoding winged helix-turn-helix domain-containing protein: METQDSALTLALLTEPARATICRALLEAGEEGLPAAELARLAGLSLPRAAHVFQELVQADVVALAIRERQVCYLLKARRAVREALGYIDSSGLAD, translated from the coding sequence ATGGAGACCCAAGACAGCGCGCTGACGCTTGCCCTGTTGACCGAACCCGCGCGCGCCACGATCTGCCGCGCGCTGCTGGAAGCCGGCGAGGAAGGGCTGCCTGCCGCCGAACTGGCGCGGCTGGCCGGCCTGAGCCTGCCGCGCGCCGCGCATGTGTTCCAGGAACTGGTGCAGGCCGATGTGGTGGCGCTGGCGATCCGCGAGCGCCAGGTCTGCTACCTGCTCAAGGCCAGGCGCGCGGTGCGCGAGGCGCTGGGCTATATCGACAGCAGCGGCCTGGCTGACTGA
- a CDS encoding transglycosylase SLT domain-containing protein, producing MPAVRPSFWLAGLLLSGLMGILGLRAPSAVAQQIPPSQKAAPAATAPAATAPPSQAIPAKPRGLNLANKPRTGDFDVMFKSRVIRVLVPYSRTLYFSDKGRERGLTAELVRDFERYLNKKYADDLGKRPLTIIIIPTTRDRLLPDLMAGLGDIAAGNLTETENRLKQVDFAAPRDRKPVRELVVTGPKAPALQRLDDLSGKTVHVRRASSYFDSLTVLNDRLRHAGKAPMKLVMLPEALEDEDALEMLNAGVLQIVVVDDWKAAMWAQILPDIKVREDLAVREGGHVGWAFRKNSPQLRQAIEDFYVNFVKKQGVAEYRLKQAMQRVKQIKNNTEDAEYKRFQQTIAFFEKYGKDYGFDPLMLAAQGFQESQLNQEARSHVGAVGIMQIMPATGKELNVGNIRMAESNVHAGAKYMDRLMTKYFPDAHFSESNRPLFAFASYNAGPGNIAKMRKEAAARGLDPDKWFNNVEIVVAEKIGIETTTYVRNIFKYYAAYRLMQDQEAARKRALEQVRK from the coding sequence ATGCCCGCTGTCCGCCCGTCTTTCTGGTTGGCAGGCCTGCTTCTGTCCGGCCTGATGGGTATCCTCGGCCTGCGCGCGCCCTCTGCTGTGGCGCAGCAAATTCCGCCGTCGCAAAAAGCCGCGCCCGCTGCGACGGCTCCTGCCGCGACCGCGCCGCCAAGCCAGGCAATCCCCGCCAAGCCACGTGGCCTGAACCTTGCCAACAAGCCCCGTACCGGCGACTTCGACGTGATGTTCAAGAGCCGCGTGATCCGCGTGCTGGTGCCATACAGCCGCACGCTCTACTTCAGCGACAAGGGTCGCGAGCGCGGACTGACCGCGGAACTGGTGCGTGACTTCGAGCGCTACCTGAACAAGAAATACGCCGACGATCTCGGCAAGCGCCCGCTGACGATCATCATCATCCCGACCACGCGCGACCGCCTGCTGCCTGACCTGATGGCGGGGCTTGGCGATATCGCCGCGGGCAACCTGACCGAGACCGAGAACCGGCTGAAGCAGGTCGATTTCGCCGCGCCGCGCGACCGCAAGCCGGTGCGCGAGCTGGTGGTCACCGGGCCGAAGGCGCCGGCTTTGCAGCGTCTCGACGACCTTTCCGGCAAGACCGTGCACGTACGGCGCGCCAGCAGCTATTTCGACAGCCTGACCGTGCTGAACGACCGCCTGCGCCATGCGGGCAAGGCGCCGATGAAGCTGGTCATGCTGCCTGAGGCGCTCGAAGATGAAGACGCGCTGGAGATGCTTAACGCGGGCGTGCTGCAGATCGTCGTGGTCGATGACTGGAAGGCCGCGATGTGGGCGCAGATCCTGCCGGACATCAAGGTGCGCGAAGACCTGGCCGTGCGCGAAGGCGGCCATGTCGGCTGGGCGTTCCGCAAGAACAGCCCGCAGCTGCGGCAGGCGATCGAGGACTTCTACGTCAACTTCGTCAAGAAGCAGGGCGTGGCGGAGTACCGGCTCAAGCAGGCCATGCAGCGCGTCAAGCAGATCAAGAACAACACCGAGGATGCCGAGTACAAGCGCTTCCAGCAGACCATCGCCTTCTTCGAGAAGTACGGCAAGGACTATGGCTTCGACCCGCTGATGCTGGCCGCGCAGGGCTTCCAGGAGTCGCAGCTGAACCAGGAGGCGCGCAGCCACGTCGGCGCGGTCGGCATCATGCAGATCATGCCGGCTACCGGCAAGGAGCTGAATGTCGGCAATATCCGGATGGCCGAGTCCAACGTCCACGCCGGCGCCAAGTACATGGACCGGCTGATGACGAAGTACTTCCCCGACGCGCATTTCTCGGAATCGAACCGGCCGCTGTTCGCCTTTGCCAGCTATAACGCCGGGCCGGGCAATATCGCCAAGATGCGCAAGGAAGCGGCGGCGCGCGGCCTGGATCCCGACAAGTGGTTCAACAATGTCGAGATCGTGGTGGCGGAGAAGATCGGCATCGAGACCACCACTTATGTGCGCAACATCTTCAAGTACTACGCGGCCTACCGGCTGATGCAGGATCAGGAGGCCGCGCGCAAGCGGGCGCTGGAGCAGGTGCGGAAATAG